The DNA window CATCAATTTGATGAAGATGCATGCGTACGTACACTcatgaaattaaaaaacccaaacaaaatGGGAAGAAACTACAAGTATATATACCGTGTACACGCGAAACATCTACGTAGCTAGCCGGCCGACCAATCCGGCCCAGTTAAGGCAACACAACGAAACAACGGGcctccaaaaaataattaattgggCCCAGTTGATTACGTAGAtagaattatttaaatttttgatgaaTAAAGATCACTTGGATGTAGTAGATAGTGCGGGCGTACGTGCCGATGAACTCATCGcgccttcgtcgtcgtcgtcgtcgccgtcgtggtcgccgccggtgTACTTGAATACGCCGTCTTAGCCGTGGCTGTTGCAGTGGAAGTCGCCGTCGATGTAGCCGAGGCCGTCGCGCTCGAGTTCGCTGTCTTAGTCGACGCCGCCGGTGCACTCGCCGTGGAACTTGAATACGCCGTCTTGGATGATGCGGCTGGTGCACTCGCATTGGCCGTCTTGGATGATGCGGACGGTGCAGCCGCACTCCCCGACGTCGGAGACTCGGCCGGTGCACTGGAACTCTCCGTCGCCGATGAACTTGAAGCCGCTGCTCCCGCTCTATGCACCCAAAATTGAAATGCGAAGAAgatgattaaattttgaaagagATTGAGTGGGTCGGTGAAGATTAGGTAGGTAGGTACTTGGGTGGAGGGAGGATCCAGGAGTCGCCGAAGATGTAGTGGACGCCGATGAAGGGCTTGGCCTGCTCCTCGGTGAGGTCGAGCGCCCAGCCGACCCTCTTGGCGTGGttgacggcgtcggcgccggcgccgaagcACTTGAACTCGCCGTAGTAGATGCCGCTGCTCTCGGGCTTGGCGATGTTCCAGCCGTCCCAGCCGACGGGCACCACCTCCTTCCCCATCTCCGTGTAGGAGTAGATGACCCGCGACGAGTCCCCCCATGCGCGGCCCAGGTAGATCGGCCCTTGCCCCTTGATGGTGCAGTTCTTGAAGGAGAAGCCGCTCTCGATGGCGCCCTCGATCGTCTTGGACCTCTGCTGCGCCGTCAGCACGGCGACCTCCTTAACCACGGAGATGATGGTGCAGCCCTCGTAGAAGGATCTCCCGAACCCGAAGATGAAGTCGACGCTGCCCTTGATGATGCAGTTCTTGAAGTAGTGGAGCCCCTTGTGGTCGTACAGCGTGTCCTGCCCGCCGTCGACGGTGCAGTTGTACAGCGCCGACTTGGTGCCGAACAACCGGAGCGCCACCGCCTGCCCGCCCTTGGCCCCCGGCTTCGCCAGCGGCGCGTCGTTCTTGAAAACGACGCCCGAGGCCACGAAGTAGTCGGACTCCACGGCCACGGTGGTGCTGCCCACCGTGCCCACGGGCTTCCCGCCCTTgcccatcgtcgccgccgtgtcgtTCCAGACGATCACCGCCGGCTTCAGCGGGTCCGACACGAACGTCACGTACGGCTTGCTGATGTTGATGAAGATCTTCTCCCGGTACTCGCCGGGCTTGAGGTCGATGACGACGCGCTTCTTGTTCCCCTCCGGGAtggccgccagcgccgccgtgaTGTTGGTGAACGTCGTCTTGCTCGGTGTCCCCTTGGGGTCCACCACGTACGTCAccttcgccgcctccgccgacgaCAGGCTCTCGTCGATGGTCTTGCCGGTGTCGCCCACCGCCTTCTTGGCGTACACCGAGGCCTTCATCACGTAGTCCTCCTGGTTCAGCACCACCCACTTGCTGaacccgccgccggagccggagccggactTGATGAGCTGTGACAGGTCGAAGAACAGctgcagcgacggcgacggcagcgacgccgccaccaccaccaccagccccaccacggcgacggcgaggttgGGACGACCcatattattagttattagtTCTGTGCTGCTGGCTGCAGCAGCTTCTTCTTCCTACCTTAATCTCTCTGTCGAtctgcatatgcatatatatggtgCGTTCTTGGTCGCCATGGACGGACGTCCTGCTCGCATGCTCCCATGCATGGAAGGGAAGGTAGCCGGCCATTTTTGGGGAAGACGCTTGTGATGGATGGCCGCGTAGGTAGGGGTTTCTAATCTGTGAGCACCGATTAATTTCGAGCGTTATTCCGGTTATGGGCTACTGGCCTCTGTTAATTCCAAGTATTATTCTTGAGAATATACCAtgagttaccaaaattttagtgtaaaatttagtacctcactgtaaaattactcttcaCATAGTGTTAGATTTGATAtagatttgaaattttgtttctataCATACCATTTCATAGAAGTATGTCtaaatttcatatacaactctCAACTTCTATTTCTATAAGGTTTAGATTTTATATACACCACCTAGTAGAAATAAAGTTCTATATTCTATCGGTAGGTTTGGAGTACAATTCAAATAGAGCTcttagattatatttttatagatataattgtattttagatataactatataattaatatataccgTCATAATTAATATGTACCCATCGTGATTTAACGCttaaatgttttttatatttttgttacattAATAATATGGTTGGGGGTATCATTGTTAGCGATCCTAAATTGTGATGGGCTTATTTTTAGGGCCAAATTTGGGACTCCGTTACCAACTTGTGGGCCAAATTTGGTTTGGGTGTCTCTATAATTATGATCGGCCAAATCTAACTGTTTTGGAGCTTCAAACACACACCACAGTTAAACACGCTGTGTGTGCTTGGTTTATGGGACAGAACGGGACGGTACGAATCTCGGTTTTAAGAGTGTTTGTTTTACGCATGTTTAAAGGTAGACTCTAGCGCTGACTTCTTCCTTATACATATCAGTAATATAACTTACTTTTACTTTACAAGCATTTGTATGAAGATAAAGTTGGATATGTTCCTTcgaccaaaatatttttttattagtcttatTTCCTTCTAATCTCTcctatttaataaaattttcttagaTAAATGTTAAGTTACTTTAAGGACATGATCAAAGGTAGAGTCCATTATCGACTCTTATCTAATCCACGTCAGCAACAAGAACATATgttataatgatacgtacaaaGCCAGAGTCAGGTACGATTTCTTTCttaatacaataaatttattacgctagtttcctttttatccaccctcatgcaagaaagtttcctttaataaatgctaagagtcgactctaagccgttgttCTGCATGACAAcgaattttctctctcctttcctctcttttcctctacGTCACCAAAATTGATTACGTGACGGTTGAGAGAGTTAGCTAATAAACAACTTTGTGCGTGCACTAAGCCATTTTCATACATAACAACCATTTTATCTTTCCTCACTTCTCTTTCTTCTATATCATCACATTTGCTCACATGAAAATAGAAAAGTCAGCTAATAATTACCATTGTATATGATCTAAAAGACTAATTGAACCCACCGACTCTTCCTATTGGACCATACCCTTAGAAAAATCTTTCTATCATCGTAAACAGGACAGACCTAACATATTCGATCTCATCCCGAAAATAAACACACCCTTATAAATATCTATTAAAGTAATAAAGTATACCCATAGGAATTCAGAAGCACCGGGATTTAAACTATAACATATTTTCgctaataattatatgtataatctaaaatttaaatttttaaccttaaataactgagagttgattttgtggttttgttTACCTAAGTTTATTTCTGGCCTTAACtattagatcgctaagaatacatatataaaagttttatttataaattattttctatttataaatatgccatcACCCTCTGTTAACTCCACCATCACCAACGGAAGGTGAATATAACAATCATAAATATCTACTGGATAGAGGAATAAGCATGAAacacaaatcataaaaaagaaacttctTCATTCCACATTATTTGATGTTTTAACCCTACTCATATTGATCCACGAACCAACggacatattttatatatgtgtcttaagtttattaattagtattcATACGAAATTTAGGATGGTCTAAAACACTACTACGTAATATGAAACTGAGGTTTCCCTAATCGCTGCATTAATGTAGTACTACACAGTGAAATAAGTTCAGCCAGTGCTCCTCCAAAAAGCGaggggaaaacaaaatatctgTCGGCATGTAGCAGCATGTCGAACAACAGGTGATACTGTAGCAGCCGCCAGCTGCATGTAAACTGTCAGAGTTTGGGACTCAAAACGTACTACTCCAGTACGTAGGACGCATCCATCACGTTTCGTACTCGACCAGGCCAACTCCCCTGGCCCCGGGCAGCCGTCGACGACCACCAcggctatgttttttttcaacgaAGTAAggaaattatataatttttataatgttattaaaaatataaatgatagaattaattactaaaaaattaaaatatactccatccatttcaaaaataaatttattttttaatttttacatacAATATTTGGCTTTTCgtctttttctaatttcttgtgattaatatttttattgttattaaacgataaaacatgaatatacgtgaataatttttttgagctttttatatatttttttaaataatatggatggtcaaacactggatatagaaaataaaaaaatgaagactttttgggatggaggtaatactctataaatataagacgataaacttttatatatatagtttttataaaaatacatcgtttaacaATTTAGGATGTAGGcgtgaaaaattaaaaaataatctgacAAAAAAAGATAACCCACGTACCacgcatattttttcttttcttttaccacattttttatttccttttttaactatttacttATACAGCTGCAAGAGTAGTCGAGTAATTTTTGTGACTGTGGTGTATGTGAcgtaataacggat is part of the Oryza brachyantha chromosome 11, ObraRS2, whole genome shotgun sequence genome and encodes:
- the LOC102721690 gene encoding probable pectinesterase 53; protein product: MGRPNLAVAVVGLVVVVAASLPSPSLQLFFDLSQLIKSGSGSGGGFSKWVVLNQEDYVMKASVYAKKAVGDTGKTIDESLSSAEAAKVTYVVDPKGTPSKTTFTNITAALAAIPEGNKKRVVIDLKPGEYREKIFINISKPYVTFVSDPLKPAVIVWNDTAATMGKGGKPVGTVGSTTVAVESDYFVASGVVFKNDAPLAKPGAKGGQAVALRLFGTKSALYNCTVDGGQDTLYDHKGLHYFKNCIIKGSVDFIFGFGRSFYEGCTIISVVKEVAVLTAQQRSKTIEGAIESGFSFKNCTIKGQGPIYLGRAWGDSSRVIYSYTEMGKEVVPVGWDGWNIAKPESSGIYYGEFKCFGAGADAVNHAKRVGWALDLTEEQAKPFIGVHYIFGDSWILPPPKAGAAASSSSATESSSAPAESPTSGSAAAPSASSKTANASAPAASSKTAYSSSTASAPAASTKTANSSATASATSTATSTATATAKTAYSSTPAATTTATTTTTKAR